From Rhinolophus sinicus isolate RSC01 linkage group LG15, ASM3656204v1, whole genome shotgun sequence, the proteins below share one genomic window:
- the OSBPL7 gene encoding oxysterol-binding protein-related protein 7 — translation MDFQERDPPSLVERTQSAKPSGAQQASELWEVMEEPRGRRGAEGIMPERQEGHLLKKRKWPLKGWHKRYFVLEDGILRYATTQQDITKGKLHGSIDVRLSVMSINKKAQRIDLDTEDNIYHLKIKSQDLFQSWVAQLRAHRLAQRLDMPRGPLPSTAHQKVPGAQLPTVVNASALPGVGPREKVSSWLRGSDGLDRCSHELSECQGKLQELHRLLQSLESLHRIPSAPVIPTHQASVTTERPKKGKRTSRMWCTQSFAKDDTIGRVGRLHGSVPNLSRYLESRDHSGSRGLPPPDYAHLQRNFWALAQKVHSSLSSVLAALTAERDQLRELHQDSELSRMGVSEASAGPRRLHSLSISSDTTADSFSSLNPEEQEALYMKGRELTPQLSQSSVLSLADSHTEFFDACEVLLSASSSENEGSEEEESCTSEITTSLSEEVLDLRGAERYQKGVCVPGRAPGPPRRRCLPAASGPGADVSLWNILRNNIGKDLSKVSMPVQLNEPLNTLQRLCEELEYSSLLDQASRIADPCERMVYIAAFAVSAYSSTYHRAGCKPFNPVLGETYECERPDRGFRFISEQVSHHPPISACHAESENFIFWQDMKWKNKFWGKSLEIVPVGTVNVSLPRFGDHFEWNKVTSCIHNILSGQRWIEHYGEVLIRNTKDSSCHCKITFCKAKYWSSNIHEVQGAVFSRSGRVLHRLFGKWNEGLYRGPPHGGQCIWKPNSMPPDYERNFGFTQFALELNELTAELKRSLPSTDTRLRPDQRYLEEGNVQAAEAQKRRIEQLQRDRRKVMEENNIIHQARFFRRQTDGSGKEWWVTNNTYWRLRAEPGYGNLDGAVLW, via the exons ATGGACTTCCAAGAGAGAGACCCTCCCTCGCTGGTGGAGAGAACTCAATCTGCAAAACCCAGTGGTGCTCAGCAG GCCTCCGAGCTGTGGGAGGTGATGGAGGAGCCTCGGGGCCGGAGGGGTGCAGAGGGTATCATGCCTGAGAGGCAGGAAGGCCACCTGCTCAAGAAGAGAAAGTGGCCTTTGAAGGGCTGGCACAAG AGATACTTTGTGCTGGAGGACGGGATCCTTCGCTATGCAACCACTCAGCAAGAT ATCACCAAGGGGAAGCTCCATGGCTCCATTGATGTCCGACTATCTGTCATGTCCATCAACAAAAAGGCCCAGCGCATTGACCTTGACACCGAAGACAATATCTACCACCTCAAG ATCAAATCCCAGGACCTGTTCCAGAGCTGGGTGGCCCAGCTGCGTGCCCACCGCCTGGCCCAGCGCCTGGACATGCCCCGCGGCCCACTGCCTAGCACCGCTCACCAGAAG GTTCCGGGTGCCCAGCTTCCCACAGTGGTTAATGCCTCAGCTCTTCCTGGGGTTGGACCTCGTGAGAAAGTGTCTTCCTGGCTGAGGGGCAGTGATGGCCTAGACCGCTGCTCTCATG AGCTCTCTGAGTGTCAGGGGAAGCTCCAGGAACTACACAGACTCCTCCAGAGCCTGGAGTCCCTGCACCGAATCCCCTCAGCCCCCGTTATCCCCACACACCAG GCCTCGGTGACGACCGAGAGACCCAAAAAGGGGAAACGGACCAGCCGTATGTGGTGCACACAGAGCTTTGCCAAGGATGACACCATTGGACGG GTTGGGCGTCTCCATGGCTCTGTTCCCAACCTGTCTCGCTACCTGGAGTCCCGGGACCACTCAGGATCCCGTGGGCTGCCACCCCCAGACTATGCCCACCTGCAGCGCAATTTCTGGGCCCTGGCCCAGAAGG tGCACAGCTCCCTCAGCAGCGTCTTGGCTGCCCTCACCGCTGAACGAGACCAACTGAGGGAACTGCACCAGGATTCAGAGCTGTCCAGGATGGGG GTCTCTGAGGCCTCAGCTGGCCCAAGACGCCTCCATTCGCTGTCCATCTCCTCGGACACTACGGCAGACTCTTTCAGTTCCCTCAACCCTGAGGAG CAAGAAGCTCTGTACATGAAGGGGCGAGAGCTGACCCCCCAGCTGTCCCAGAGCAGCGTCTTGTCTCTCGCTGATTCCCACACAGAGTTCTTTGATGCCTGCGAGGTTCTCCTGTCTGCCAGCTCTTCTGAGAatgag GGCTCAGAGGAAGAGGAGTCGTGCACCAGTGAAATCACCACCAGCCTGTCCGAGGAGGTGCTGGACCTCAGGGGAGCTGAGCGCTATCAGAAAG GGGTGTGTGTTCCAGGGAGAGCTCCGGGGCCACCCCGTCGCCGCTGCCTGCCTGCGGCCAGCGGGCCTGGGGCTGACGTGAGCCTGTGGAACATACTGCGTAACAACATCGGCAAGGACCTGTCGAAGGTGTCAATGCCTGTGCAGCTCAACGAGCCACTCAACACTCTGCAGCGGCTCTGTGAGGAGCTTGAGTACAGCAGCCTCCTGGACCAGGCCAGCCGCATCGCCGACCCCTGCGAGCGCATG GTGTACATTGCAGCCTTTGCTGTCTCTGCCTACTCCTCCACGTACCACCGAGCGGGCTGCAAACCCTTCAACCCTGTCCTGGGGGAGACCTACGAGTGTGAGCGGCCTGACCGAGGCTTCCGCTTCATCAGTGAGCAG GTCTCCCACCACCCCCCTATCTCGGCGTGCCATGCAGAGTCTGAGAACTTCATCTTCTGGCAAG ACATGAAGTGGAAGAACAAGTTCTGGGGCAAATCCCTGGAGATTGTGCCTGTGGGAACAGTCAATGTCAGCCTACCCAG GTTTGGGGACCACTTTGAATGGAACAAGGTGACATCCTGCATTCACAACATCCTGAGTGGCCAGCGCTGGATCGAGCACTATGGGGAGGTGCTCATCCGGAACACGAAGGACAGCTCCTGCCACTGCAAGATCACCTTCTGCAAG GCCAAATACTGGAGTTCCAACATCCACGAGGTGCAGGGGGCTGTGTTCAGTCGCAGTGGTCGTGTTCTCCACCGTCTCTTTGGGAAGTGGAACGAGGGGCTGTACCGGGGACCCCCACACGGTGGTCAGTGCATCTGGAAACCCA ACTCAATGCCCCCAGACTATGAGCGAAACTTCGGCTTCACTCAGTTTGCCTTGGAGCTGAATGAGCTGACGGCAGAGCTGAAACGGTCACTGCCTTCTACAGACACACGGCTCCGGCCAGACCAGAG GTATCTGGAGGAGGGGAACGTACAGGCCGCTGAAGCCCAGAAGAGAAGGATTGAGCAGCTTCAGCGAGACAGGCGCAAAGTGATGGAGGAGAACAATATCATCCACCAGGCTCGCTTCTTCAG GCGGCAGACAGATGGCAGCGGGAAGGAGTGGTGGGTGACTAACAACACGTACTGGCGGCTGCGGGCCGAGCCTGGCTATGGGAATCTGGATGGGGCTGTGCTCTGGTAG